One Ogataea parapolymorpha DL-1 chromosome VI, whole genome shotgun sequence DNA window includes the following coding sequences:
- a CDS encoding Transcription initiation factor TFIID subunit 12, whose translation MSLPIAPAMSQSPPNTQGQRNIMQITPQHAQQLFRHYQLEKDMAERAGIDTPEGKEHLEKSQKIKEVLMKYNRRQQMLNAQSQNRGSGTPVAGQQSSPAPNMASGMSSQIGTPQQLGNTQTATARAQGGMNTSPQQNIPGSRPNMGPQPVQRQQSSPSLGAGTPPPQGSGAPSTQDQHAKYQQVFRLAEQFKAHLAVIQGKLNDPNTPANEMAQYMQKERELSGKVEQCRRFAQQLAQQLNLSQGGIPNQSRMGSQQSQGDVYSQQMMNPQQQALQQQRMMQQQQIQGQNTNSQAQRIPQPAQSQSPAMQQQMMGQMPMSVQMQQMASGKMAPQKTPVQQQPPIKKQKVGTPGASTPITNVNAAASKPVPGAGPGTSATPIAGNASSESSRSRFQNMPIPEELNIGTPQPVSVKQNNRPSILNGNSIGAASLTTPVLVRPQNFELEGERVLNRRKLKELVRSVGADEGDAEISIDGDVEDLLLDLADEFITSVTSFACRLAKHRKSESLDVRDVQLHLERNWNIRIPGYSSDDIRTVRKFIPTPSHNTKLNGISINKSVNKSQ comes from the coding sequence TTGTCTTTACCAATTGCTCCAGCCATGAGTCAATCTCCGCCAAACACGCAAGGACAGCGCAATATTATGCAAATCACTCCGCAGCAtgcgcagcagctttttAGGCACtaccagctggaaaaagatatgGCCGAGCGCGCAGGTATTGACACTCCCGAGGGAAAGGAAcatttggagaagtcgcagaaaatcaaagaggTTTTGATGAAGTACAACAGGAGACAGCAGATGCTGAATGCTCAATCGCAGAACAGAGGCTCTGGAACGCCTGTAGCGGGACAACAAAGCTCTCCGGCGCCAAATATGGCTTCTGGAATGTCCTCCCAAATTGGTACAccgcagcagcttggaAACACACAGACGGCGACTGCGCGGGCACAGGGCGGCATGAACACGTCTCCACAGCAGAACATTCCAGGCTCGCGTCCGAATATGGGTCCACAACCGGTGCAGCGCCAGCAGTCGTCACCTTCTCTGGGTGCAGGcactcctcctcctcaggGCTCTGGAGCACCGAGTACACAAGACCAGCACGCGAAATACCAGCAGGTTTTCCGGCTTGCCGAGCAGTTCAAGGCCCATTTGGCTGTGATTCAGGGCAAGCTCAATGATCCAAACACGCCGGCCAACGAGATGGCGCAATACATGCAGAAAGAGAGAGAACTGAGCGGCAAGGTGGAGCAGTGCAGACGTTTTGCGCAGCAACTGGCCCAGCAGCTGAATCTGTCTCAGGGCGGAATCCCCAACCAGTCCCGAATGGGGTCTCAACAGTCACAGGGAGACGTCTACTCGCAGCAGATGATGAATCCACAACAACAGgctctccagcagcaaagGATGatgcaacagcagcagatccaAGGCCAAAATACCAACTCCCAAGCACAGAGGATTCCGCAACCGGCGCAGTCGCAATCACCGGCCATGCAACAGCAGATGATGGGCCAGATGCCGATGTCCGTACAAATGCAGCAGATGGCCAGCGGGAAGATGGCCCCCCAGAAAACGCCCGTGCAACAGCAGCCGCCaatcaagaaacagaaggTCGGAACGCCCGGAGCAAGTACTCCGATCACTAACGTCAATGCTGCCGCGTCCAAGCCGGTGCCAGGGGCTGGTCCAGGCACCTCTGCCACGCCTATAGCCGGCAATGCCTCGTCGGAGTCGTCGCGGTCGCGGTTCCAGAACATGCCAATTCCAGAGGAGCTCAACATTGGCACTCCGCAGCCGGTATCTGTCAAACAGAACAACAGGCCGTCCATTTTGAACGGGAACTCCATCGGTGCCGCCTCTTTGACCACTCCTGTTCTCGTTCGTCCACAGAACTTCGAGCTGGAAGGCGAGCGAGTGCTCAACCGCAgaaagctcaaagagcttgttAGGTCTGTCGGGGCGGACGAGGGCGACGCCGAGATTTCGATCGACGGAGACGTGGAGGACCTGTTGCTGGACCTTGCGGACGAGTTTATCACCTCTGTCACCTCGTTTGCATGCCGTTTGGCCAAACACCGCAAGTCAGAGAGTCTTGACGTTCGCGATGTGCAGCTACATCTGGAAAGAAACTGGAACATTCGCATTCCTGGCTACTCGTCGGACGATATCCGCACCGTCAGAAAGTTCATCCCGACTCCGTCCCACAACACCAAGCTGAATGGCATCTCCATCAACAAGAGTGTCAATAAGAGCCAATGA
- a CDS encoding Rrp1p: MKKVQTKTFVKKLASTDRKTRDHALETLKKYLGARADVRPLTLPEFEKLWKGLYYTMWFSDRPRPQQRLADDLAKLFSQCISKEQFCLFVQAFWAVVCKEWPTLDQWRVDKFYLLMRYVVRECFVRLQKEEWDLELLENYIKSLEADVLSGRPAVPPGVTYHVVDVYLDELEHVVVGDEEDVEAEKAKERFDDVPLAELLQPFEKLQKDALMKTLRNKVRDDLIRDERLKTWGYTENKSEEQEEDEEEEEEEWTGFD, from the coding sequence ATGAAGAAAGTGCAGACCAAGACGtttgtcaagaagctggccTCGACGGATCGCAAGACCAGAGACCATGCTTTGGAGACTCTGAAGAAATATCTTGGGGCTAGAGCAGATGTCCGACCCCTCACGCTGCCtgaatttgagaaattATGGAAAGGATTATACTATACGATGTGGTTCAGCGATAGACCACGGCCGCAGCAGAGACTGGCAGATGACCTTGCCAAGCTCTTCTCCCAATGTATCTCCAAGGAGCAGTTCTGTTTGTTTGTTCAGGCGTTTTGGGCAGTTGTTTGCAAAGAGTGGCCTACTTTAGACCAATGGAGAGTGGACAAGTTCTACTTGTTGATGAGATATGTGGTGCGTGAGTGCTTCGTGAGGCTACAAAAGGAAGAGTGGGACCTGGAATTGCTTGAAAATTACATCAAGTCGCTTGAAGCCGACGTTCTGAGTGGCAGACCAGCAGTTCCTCCCGGAGTCACATACCATGTGGTGGATGTTtatttggacgagctggagcacGTGGTTGttggcgacgaggaggatgTTGAGGCAGAAAAGGCCAAAGAGAGATTTGATGATGTTCCTCTTGCAGaacttttgcaaccatttgagaagctgcagaaagACGCTCTGATGAAGACTCTTCGCAACAAGGTGCGGGATGATCTGATCAGAGACGAGAGATTAAAGACATGGGGATACACAGAGAACAAGAGCGAGGAacaggaggaagacgaagaagaggaggaggaagaatGGACCGGATTTGACTAA
- a CDS encoding Protein transport protein SSS1, translated as MAEFDKLTEAPVEFLKEGSQFVAKCTKPSKKEYLRLIRAVGLGFLMMGVVGYAIKLIHIPIRYLIV; from the coding sequence ATGGCTGAGTTCGATAAGCTGACCGAGGCTCCTGTGGAGTTTCTCAAAGAAGGTTCCCAATTTGTTGCCAAGTGCACGAAGCCATCTAAGAAGGAGTACCTGAGACTGATTCGTGCCGTGGGGCTTGgttttttgatgatggGCGTTGTTGGATACgccatcaagctgatcCATATTCCAATCAGATATCTGATTGTTTAG
- a CDS encoding Cation transport regulator-like protein: MTRDSPLWVVGYGSLLWKPPLHELDISREFVRFPGYIQGYARRFWQSSYDNRGTPEQKGRVVTIIPSDKIVDTPEFKPDILKYELADNAQAQEIINDSAQLYSELRVWGCIYYIPPQYAAMATKYLDFREKDGYTIHKIHFNVTDPCGHEDVLQGLPCENGRYIVESMIYIGTVDNESFVGPEDVETTAKVIHKSAGESGPNDEYLLLLHREVEKMGGDPYLEDLVSHLARLE, translated from the coding sequence ATGACAAGAGACTCGCCGCTTTGGGTCGTCGGCTATGGCTCTCTGCTGTGGAAGCCGCCGCTCCACGAACTGGACATCTCGCGCGAGTTCGTCAGGTTTCCTGGCTACATACAGGGCTACGCCAGACGGTTCTGGCAGAGCAGTTACGACAACAGGGGCACTCCCGAACAGAAGGGCCGTGTGGTGACAATTATCCCGAGTGACAAGATCGTGGACACGCCGGAATTTAAGCCGGATATTTTGAAATACGAGCTGGCAGACAACGCACAGGCACAGGAGATCATCAATGACAGTGCTCAGCTCTATTCCGAGCTCCGAGTTTGGGGATGCATTTACTACATTCCGCCGCAATATGCAGCCATGGCAACAAAATACCTCGATTTCAGGGAAAAAGACGGCTACACGATCCACAAGATCCACTTCAACGTGACAGACCCCTGTGGCCACGAGGACGTGTTGCAGGGTCTGCCGTGCGAAAACGGCAGGTACATCGTCGAGTCGATGATCTACATCGGAACGGTCGACAACGAGTCGTTTGTGGGGCCAGAGGACGTCGAGACGACGGCAAAGGTGATCCACAAGTCTGCCGGCGAGTCTGGGCCCAACGACGAGTATCTGCTTCTGTTGCATCGCGAGGTCGAAAAGATGGGCGGCGATCCGTATTTGGAAGACCTGGTGAGCCACCTAGCTCGGCTGGAGTAG
- a CDS encoding DNA repair protein RAD4: protein MLAEALRESSGSDTGSEGSGRPLKRRGGRRSRSDERESGNDKRAKIETANDSVIEVSDGSSVSPQPPQTEPVGTEVISVDSEEDEYSEFDEDFEDVDLSGPAPDLNRADLSEEITVSVSRPTKQTRKQNLVSADERMFRKTLHMLYLFAMVAHGVVRNTWCSSPEVLRVLRGQVPGKLLAEVDEFHEQQQRADVTSAAKSRRLLDLLRHLMQYWYRSWTLEARHRGLYKKTWEEIAKLWEQPAVQGENVTKTRFIRRMEQRRGSRDLAAQGFVALLRALDINCRLVFSLQPPDFTNLAVLASSTPSNGPSKETSPAPKSSPRRRKTASQHERLLSALRVNRPVYTNFRPETQDDVQYPVFWCEVWDSASKRFTSIDPIVQRYIENVGTRSKFEWPNNTTYVLAYDRLGGVRDVTRRYSVHFNAKTRKKRITRDPRGQDWYDKLLRGANSRRRLASNKIDQYEQVEFEERSLKEGMPNSIQDFVNHPVYVLEEQLKANEVLKPKISCGTIRKKTKAGKAGELVPVYRRSNVVTVRSAKAWFLRGRVLKIGEQPLKVREQRKQRPDDDDDDVRLYGEHQTEKYVPPPIVDGKIPRNSYGNIDVYQPWMLPEGTVHIPEKQAEKAAKLLEIEYAPAAVGFDFGSGSRGRGASVSVRIAGIVVLAEHKEAVEAVCEYLREEEEETARKRREAAALRVWAVVLAKLRISKRLDREHGLVEDSGEDSGEDSGEDSDENVPSVSQHEPVSQDDQDTAGGFVPEEPISQEVDSGGFLPQDTVAPPVLQDPSTSDLGAESDGDAAAYSDSEGYEFEYSD from the coding sequence ATGCTTGCTGAGGCGCTGCGGGAGTCGAGCGGCTCGGACACGGGCTCTGAGGGGTCTGGACGGCCATTGAAACGGCGCGGCGGGCGTCGAAGCCGCAGCGACGAGCGGGAGTCGGGCAACGACAAGCGAGCGAAAATCGAGACCGCAAACGACTCGGTGATCGAGGTTTCTGACGGAAGCTCGGTGTCGCCGCAGCCACCACAAACCGAACCTGTCGGCACAGAGGTGATTAGTGTGGACAGCGAAGAGGACGAGTACAgcgagtttgacgaggattTCGAGGACGTCGATCTAAGCGGTCCGGCCCCAGATCTCAACCGTGCAGACTTGTCCGAGGAAATCACAGTTTCCGTCTCGCGACCGACGAAACAGACGCGCAAACAGAACCTCGTGTCGGCCGACGAGCGCATGTTCCGCAAAACGCTGCACATGCTGTATTTGTTTGCGATGGTGGCCCACGGCGTGGTGCGCAACACCTGGTGCAGCTCGCCCGAGGTTTTGCGCGTGCTGCGCGGCCAGGTGCCGGGCAAGCTGCTTGCAGAGGTAGACGAGTTCcacgagcagcagcagcgtgcCGACGTGACCAGCGCGGCCAAGTCGCGCCGTCTGCTGGACTTGCTGCGCCACCTGATGCAGTACTGGTACCGGAGCTGGACACTCGAGGCGCGCCACCGGGGACTGTACAAGAAGACGTGGGAGGAGATTGCGAAACTGTGGGAGCAGCCGGCTGTTCAGGGCGAGAACGTGACGAAGACACGGTTCATCAGGCGGATGGAGCAGCGGCGCGGCTCGCGCGACCTCGCGGCGCAGGGCTTTGTGGCGCTGCTGCGTGCGCTCGACATCAATTGCCGGCTCGTATTCTCGCTCCAGCCACCAGACTTTACCAACCTGGCCGTCCTGGCATCGTCTACGCCGTCCAATGGGCCCTCCAAAGAAACCAGCCCAGCTCCCAAATCTTCGCCGCGCCGGCGCAAGACCGCGTCGCAGCACGAGCGGCTGCTTTCTGCTCTGCGCGTCAACAGGCCCGTTTACACCAATTTCCGGCCAGAAACACAGGACGACGTACAGTACCCTGTTTTCTGGTGCGAGGTCTGGGACAGCGCCAGCAAGCGGTTCACCAGCATCGACCCTATCGTCCAGCGATACATCGAGAACGTCGGCACGCGGTCCAAGTTCGAGTGGCCCAACAACACCACGTACGTGCTGGCGTACGACCGGCTGGGCGGCGTTCGCGACGTCACGCGGCGCTACAGCGTGCATTTCAACGCCAAGACGCGTAAGAAGCGTATTACGAGAGACCCGCGTGGCCAGGATTGGTATGACAAGCTATTGCGTGGCGCAAACTCACGGCGCCGGCTCGCGAGCAACAAAATCGACCAGTACGAGCAGGTCGAGTTTGAAGAGCGCTCGCTCAAGGAGGGTATGCCCAACTCGATTCAGGATTTTGTGAACCACCCGGTGTACGTGCTAGAGGAGCAGCTGAAGGCgaacgaggtgctgaagcCCAAGATCAGCTGCGGAACAATCCGCAAGAAGACGAAGGCCGGAAAGGCGGGCGAGCTGGTGCCGGTTTACCGTCGCTCGAACGTGGTTACCGTGCGGTCTGCAAAGGCGTGGTTTCTACGGGGCAGGGTGCTCAAGATCGGGGAGCAGCCGCTCAAGGTGCGAgagcagcgcaaacagCGGCCagatgatgatgacgacgacgtgagACTGTATGGAGAGCATCAGACGGAGAAGTACGTTCCGCCACCCATCGTGGACGGCAAGATCCCGCGCAACTCGTATGGCAACATCGACGTATACCAGCCATGGATGCTGCCCGAGGGAACGGTGCACATTCCGGAGAAACAGGCCGAGAAGGCCGCAAAACTGCTCGAAATCGAATATGCGCCTGCGGCGGTGGGTTTTGACTTTGGTAGTGGTAGCAGGGGCCGCGGAGCAAGCGTCAGCGTGCGAATTGCTGGCATTGTTGTTCTGGCGGAGCATAAAGAGGCCGTCGAGGCAGTGTGCGAGTATCTGAgggaggaggaagaggagacGGCTCGCAAACGTCGCGAAGCTGCGGCACTGCGTGTGTGGGCCGTGGTGCTAGCCAAGCTGCGGATTTCGAAGCGATTAGATAGGGAGCATGGATTGGTGGAAGATTCAGGAGAGGACTCAGGCGAGGACTCAGGCGAAGACTCAGACGAGAACGTTCCATCTGTAAGTCAGCACGAGCCGGTGTCACAGGACGATCAAGACACAGCAGGCGGGTTTGTCCCGGAGGAACCTATTTCCCAGGAAGTCGATTCTGGTGGATTTCTGCCCCAGGATACTGTAGCACCGCCTGTTTTGCAAGACCCGTCTACGAGCGATTTAGGAGCCGAGAGCGACGGCGATGCCGCCGCTTATTCCGACTCCGAAGGCTACGAATTCGAATATAGTGACTAA
- a CDS encoding putative membrane protein has protein sequence MSELAQFVSAIPPVTRTITLTSLAMCALNALNVVPYMSFVWYWPAVWNEWQFYRIFTGLLVPHPQPMQGLTEIYMVYSFSRGLEEGKFSRILPDYIYYHLIILPIIVLATFFIAPPLISSTPSLLSALTYTWCVANYDQTVNFYFMQIKASLLPAVFLGFRLLVDGRASFFQALIGMCAAYIYNCIETASLGPLMSVITGQQMLEPPHRVGTTATTTTHNVWYYSQGYLPAPVWLRTTISKLTGIDYNSRIFQRPYGMMFQAKQPAKSAATQTSFLRRMSNNAFQGRGQRLGSTKE, from the exons ATGTCAGAACTAGCACA ATTTGTTTCTGCGATTCCGCCGGTCACACGCACAATCACGCTCACGTCGCTGGCCATGTGTGCGCTGAACGCGCTCAACGTTGTGCCGTATATGTCGTTTGTATGGTACTGGCCTGCTGTCTGGAACGAGTGGCAGTTCTACCGCATTTTCACGGGCCTGCTCGTGCCCCATCCGCAGCCAATGCAGGGACTGACTGAGATATACATGGTTTACAGTTTTTCGCGGGGCCTCGAGGAGGGCAAATTCTCTAGGATCCTGCCTGACTACATCTACTACCATCTAATTATTCTGCCCATAATAGTGCTGGCAACATTTTTCATTGCGCCGCcgttgatctcgtccaccCCTTCGCTGCTCTCTGCGCTCACATACACATGGTGTGTGGCGAACTACGACCAGACCGTCAACTTCTACTTTATGCAAATCAAGGCGTCGTTGCTgccagctgtttttctgggcTTCCGTTTGCTTGTCGACGGTCGAGCAAGTTTTTTCCAGGCCCTCATTGGGATGTGCGCCGCGTACATTTACAACTGCATCGAGACCGCCTCGCTCGGGCCGCTTATGTCGGTCATCACAGGGCAGCAGATGTTGGAGCCACCTCACCGCGTCGGCACCACTGCCACCACGACAACCCACAACGTGTGGTATTATTCGCAGGGGTATTTACCGGCCCCCGTGTGGCTCAGAACGACTATCTCGAAGCTCACGGGCATTGACTATAACTCGCGCATCTTCCAGCGGCCGTACGGAATGATGTTCCAGGCCAAGCAGCCGGCAAAGAGCGCCGCGACACAAACCTCGTTTTTGCGCAGAATGTCCAACAACGCGTTCCAAGGCCGCGGCCAGAGACTGGGGTCTACAAAggaataa
- a CDS encoding putative membrane protein, translating into MFFDASYIRPSSLLVSSKQTSIDWIVHLLLYTFLNPLGVWVYAVPMYLRTNDRKYLRFGSYVVICWVLRYLNLRSKKCKYPRRKHMNVMITGGSHGLGLEIVRRLCDSATVFVLDQERSAQLEPLATTKNVHFLQCNVADPKSLETALNTVFGSVGQLDAVICNAGVRQTRQTLHLQPAELRELFDINYFANVQLIQHVMKHHRHPNRLHLVCVSSVLGFVSPRGLSGYSATKAGLHTFFMALRHEVPDSVVISTILPGQLTTRMFEDVRVERYFWAPLVDHRKLAQRVVELIERGENGFFAFPLYARFIPILQVLPYSWYRALKKFSRMDDVIEDK; encoded by the coding sequence ATGTTTTTTGATGCTAGCTACATAAGGCCGTCGTCCCTGCTGGTAAGCAGTAAGCAGACCTCTATTGACTGGATTGTGCACCTACTCTTGTACACATTCTTGAATCCACTCGGGGTATGGGTTTATGCGGTGCCAATGTACCTACGGACGAACGACCGTAAATATTTGCGGTTTGGATCTTATGTGGTCATATGCTGGGTTCTACGATATCTTAACCTGCGCAGCAAAAAGTGCAAGTATCCGCGGCGCAAACACATGAATGTTATGATAACTGGCGGATCACACGGTCTTGGGCTGGAAATTGTGCGCAGACTTTGCGACAGCGCAACGGTTTTCGTTTTGGACCAGGAAAGATCCGCTCAGCTCGAGCCGCTGGCCACGACCAAAAATGTGCATTTTCTGCAGTGCAACGTGGCGGACCCAAAGTCGCTGGAGACTGCGTTGAACACTGTCTTTGGCAGCGTCGGCCAATTAGATGCCGTGATTTGCAACGCTGGCGTCCGCCAGACCAGACAAACTCTACACTTGCAACCGGCAGAGCTACGAGAACTTTTCGATATCAATTATTTCGCCAACGTGCAGCTCATACAGCACGTTATGAAACACCATAGACACCCAAACAGACTTCACCTTGTGTGTGTGAGCTCTGTGCTTGGGTTTGTTTCTCCACGCGGCCTGTCTGGCTATTCTGCCACAAAAGCAGGTCTACATACATTTTTCATGGCTCTCAGACACGAGGTTCCCGACAGCGTTGTCATCAGCACGATTCTGCCTGGCCAGCTGACCACACGGATGTTTGAGGACGTGCGTGTTGAAAGGTATTTTTGGGCTCCTCTGGTAGACCATCGCAAGCTGGCGCAACGGGTTGTCGAGTTGATAGAACGAGGCGAAAACGGTTTTTTTGCATTTCCGCTGTACGCGCGGTTCATTCCCATTTTGCAGGTGCTCCCATACTCGTGGTACCGCGCTCTCAAGAAATTCAGTCGTATGGACGACGTGATAGAGGATAAATAA
- a CDS encoding putative secreted protein translates to MLRLVPTPLRRATVAGFVRHQHTIQSTRTLLEFINGRMDKKQPKGPSSETPESVSSILVSKYSSSPYYRIGPSPASSYSGSIQDTLLSLNHTPDNTDYHKDLRKLADEESVLSLLLHCMVSAVDPQYKNAPAESLALSFSGRVDPVPLVVEKSALETFIFRQHWHAISSSKTTRIAFQLLKQKLNQTKGWEVADLSDNEVLNWINSIFAPNLFRSIYALKNASKVPVSVIYDILLRQPQNKQEFYSLVELYKHWGQDVVFLDQEKWWYRSQLQEPTDPMFDRKLLLPPVFSNLYFFALRESPDALENILDVFLLGNSAELVPQIREILWHTALDISGENNSWPCKHYYQAQSKLIAAINAANESSESDLVDFNTMLVASVISYFNDRDKAYQLFKAAQAKFDRWQLDSFDIDGFERVLSQPRPAPSHTIEELRRLRTDFNVKSLCTSILLLHTQDDPSWGSEFADQLISLVSSLDRKLIERYPEIWLFVVYKIFTTNVSPNRHQKIWNHFVAKNNFDVNHRAVDILIDNIPSRSSLVQLLEAGDFALDNINLAHLVAKLYLFSKLCVPPKKSGPARENNLIDRYEREQDSILEERALRQNLSIGVFETPIELARALFEQDHSSRQMVAKHLLGECLIDPARAHTRYQQFLAENSPLALSSLFLAALRLRELESYDSVFWDDKTKPLDFAIHEFELRTNQAYQDNPDLMYPTENLLLVYIKALGEFERRAELASLIWKLVDLRFPMTAELFEAYLSYFTRNDAKQLIHGLNRYAEYRASLAEVRTEGELAKLKQTRRVKFRDGSFTKFLDALDINWDIIKSWDWPGKSQT, encoded by the coding sequence ATGTTAAGATTGGTTCCGACGCCGCTGCGCAGGGCCACCGTCGCAGGCTTTGTGCGCCACCAGCACACAATCCAGTCTACACGGACACTGCTAGAGTTTATCAATGGCAGGATGGATAAAAAACAGCCTAAGGGGCCGTCTTCAGAGACTCCAGAGAGCGTCTCTTCAATACTCGTATCAAAAtactcctcgtcgccgtACTATAGAATAGGCCCCTCCCCGGCCTCCAGCTACTCAGGAAGCATCCAGGACACTCTACTAAGCTTGAATCACACCCCAGACAATACAGATTACCACAAAGACCTACGGAAGCtggccgacgaggagtctgTCCTGAGTCTGCTGCTTCATTGCATGGTTTCGGCAGTTGATCCCCAGTACAAAAATGCGCCGGCTGAGAGTCTGGCGCTGTCGTTCTCGGGCAGAGTTGATCCTGTGCCGCTGGTTGTGGAAAAATCTGCTTTGGAAACGTTTATTTTCCGCCAACACTGGCACGCTATCAGCTCCAGCAAGACGACGCGAATCGCGTTCCAGCTGCTAAAACAGAAACTCAACCAGACAAAGGGCTGGGAGGTTGCCGATCTGTCTGATAACGAGGTCCTCAACTGGATAAACAGCATATTTGCGCCGAATTTGTTCCGTTCTATTTACGCTCTGAAAAATGCGTCCAAAGTGCCTGTTTCGGTGATATACGACATTCTGCTCCGCCAACCGCAAAATAAGCAGGAGTTCTACTCGCTTGTCGAGCTTTACAAGCATTGGGGCCAGGACGTGGTCTTTTTGGACCAGGAAAAATGGTGGTATCGCAGCCAGTTGCAGGAACCTACAGATCCCATGTTTGACCggaaactgctgctgccgccGGTCTTTTCAAACCTCTACTTTTTTGCGCTACGCGAGAGTCCGGACGCGCTAGAGAACATACTGGACGTGTTTCTTTTGGGCAACTCAGCCGAGCTTGTCCCGCAAATAAGAGAAATTTTATGGCACACCGCTCTGGACATTTCTGGCGAAAATAATAGCTGGCCCTGCAAACACTACTATCAGGCACAGTCAAAGCTGATTGCGGCCATCAACGCGGCGAACGAGAGCTCGGAGAGCGACTTGGTGGATTTCAACACCATGCTTGTGGCGTCTGTGATCTCGTACTTCAACGACCGCGATAAAGCATACCAGCTATTTAAGGCAGCACAGGCCAAATTCGACAGATGGCAGCTTGACTCGTTTGACATCGACGGATTTGAGCGCGTGCTGAGCCAGCCACGACCGGCTCCGTCGCACACGATCGAGGAACTACGCCGGCTACGCACAGACTTCAACGTCAAGTCGCTCTGTACATCcattcttcttctccacaCTCAGGATGACCCGTCCTGGGGCAGCGAGTTTGCCGATCAACTCATCTCCCTCGTGTCATCTCTTGACAGAAAGCTCATAGAACGGTACCCCGAAATATGGCTTTTTGTCGTCTACAAGATCTTCACCACAAACGTGTCTCCCAACCGTCACCAGAAAATCTGGAACCATTTTGttgcaaaaaataatttcgaCGTGAACCATAGAGCAGTGGACATTCTCATAGACAACATACCGTCGCGCAGCAGCCTGGTgcagcttctggaagctgGCGATTTTGCTTTGGACAACATCAATCTTGCTCACCTTGTCGCCAAGTTGTATCTTTTCAGTAAGCTATGTGtgcctccaaaaaaatcaggACCAGCTcgagaaaataatttaattgACCGCTACGAGCGTGAACAGGATTCCATACTGGAGGAGCGTGCTCTTCGACAGAATCTGTCTATTGGGGTTTTTGAGACACCCATCGAGCTGGCACGGGCACTTTTCGAGCAGGACCACAGCTCGCGACAAATGGTAGCTAAGCACCTTTTGGGCGAGTGTCTGATAGATCCCGCCCGCGCTCATACCAGATATCAACAATTTCTTGCCGAGAACAGCCCGCTTGCGCTGTCAtcgctgtttctggctgccCTAAGGCTTCGTGAGCTTGAGAGTTACGATTCTGTTTTTTGGGACGATAAAACAAAACCTCTAGATTTTGCTATACACGAATTCGAGCTCAGAACCAACCAGGCGTACCAGGACAACCCAGATCTCATGTATCCTACAGAGAACCTTCTGCTGGTTTATATAAAAGCCTTGGGAGAGTTTGAGAGGCGTGCCGAGCTGGCATCTTTAATATGGAAACTGGTGGATCTGCGGTTTCCAATGACAGCCGAGCTATTTGAAGCGTATCTTTCATACTTTACAAGGAACGACGCTAAACAACTGATCCATGGACTCAACAGGTATGCTGAATACAGAGCGTCGCTGGCTGAAGTGCGGACAGAAGGCGAACTGGCGAAATTAAAACAAACTCGCCGTGTTAAATTCAGGGACGGCAGTTTTACCAAGTTCCTCGATGCACTAGATATTAACTGGGACATTATTAAATCGTGGGACTGGCCAGGAAAATCTCAGACTTGA
- a CDS encoding Conserved hypothetical membrane protein, with the protein MKKVNLYSAIALRNECDEALPEIMARLGYSQSFFNTDFKLLVGYLSVGASALMYWLEKKYNNDFSNSEYVNYTTILVVVFFILNGIWVGFSKFVEKNVKYVGTKGSKKVSISTKLKSKADPVYYITLADGKSTIQHTLELPKVFNSDGYLVPTELLKVIEQLVQKLEKNN; encoded by the coding sequence ATGAAAAAGGTCAATTTGTATTCCGCCATTGCTCTCCGTAATGAGTGCGACGAGGCGCTACCAGAGATAATGGCTCGGCTGGGATACAGCCAATCGTTTTTCAACACCGATTTCAAGCTTCTCGTGGGATATCTGTCGGTTGGGGCTAGCGCATTGATGTACtggctggagaagaaatacaACAACGActtctcaaactcggaATATGTCAATTACACGACGATActggtggtggtgtttTTCATTTTGAACGGCATATGGGTTGGATTCTCCAAATTTGTCGAAAAGAACGTCAAGTACGTTGGCACCAAGGGGTCGAAAAAAGTGTCAATCAGCACCAAACTCAAGTCCAAGGCTGACCCTGTCTACTACATAACGCTTGCGGACGGCAAGAGCACCATACAACATACCCTCGAATTGCCCAAGGTGTTCAATTCGGATGGGTATCTTGTCCCCACCGAGCTACTTAAAGTTATCGAACAGCTGGTGCAaaaactggaaaaaaataactGA